DNA from Deltaproteobacteria bacterium:
GACCGGGTGGCCGCCGAGCGCGAGCGCCGCGCCTTGCGCGAGGAGCACCAGCACTCCGTCCGCCGCGACGATGAGCCAGCGCCGCCGCGCCAGGCGGCTCAGCACCGGCAGGATCAACCCGTTGCGCGCGGGCCGCAGCTCGTCGATGCCGAGCGCCTGGACGAGCCCGATCACCACGATGCCGAGGCCGAGCGCCAGGACGTCCGCCGGCCAGACCGGATTGTCGGCGGCCGCGAACGCGAGACCTCCGGTCACCAGCGCGCCGCCGTGCAGCCACGCGACCGCGCGGCGCTGGCCGAAGCCGAGATCGAGCAACCGGTGGTGGATGTGCCGGCGATCGGGACGAACGGTGTTGCGGAGGCCTTCCACGACTCCGGCCCCGAACGCTCCGTCTCCCCAAGCCGGAAGGCAGCGGGCGAGGAAGCGCCGCGCCATCGCCAGCAGCGTGTCGGTCGCCGGGACCGCGATCAACAGGAACGCGCTGAGCGGTCCGATGACGTCGCGGTGCTTGCCGGCGAGCGGCAGCACGGCGAGCGCGTATCCGATCAGCAGACTGCCCGTGTCGCCGAGGAAGATCGAGGCCGGGTGGTAGTTGTAGACGAGGAACCCGAGCAGCGCCGCACCGAGCACGAGCGGCAGCACGGCCGCGTCGATGTCTCCGAAGCGGAGCGCCGTCGCCCCGAGCCAGCCGAGCGCGATCACCCCGAGTCCCGAGGTCAACCCGTCGAGCCCGTCGCTCAGATTGAGCGCGTTGGTCGCGAAGACGATCCATCCGATCGTGAGCGCGGCATCGAGCAGCACCGGATCGAAGCCCCTGAGACCGGCGCCGGCCGCCCACGCGAAGAGCGTGAAGCGGAGGCCCGCGTGCACCGTGAGCGCCGCCGCGACGATCTGGGCGAGCAGCTTCAGGCCGGCGGGAAGGGCGCGCACGTCGTCGACGAGGCCGACGACCACGAGGAGTCCCGCCGCCATCCATACCTCGCGACCGAGCGCCGCCGGGGCGCTTTCCGTCACGAGGAGCGCCGTCCCCGTCGCGATCGCGATGCCGATGCCGCCCGCGCGGGCGATCGGTCGGACGTGCACGCGGCGCGCCCCCGGCTGGTCCGTGGCGCCGCACGCGGTGGCGAGCCGCCGCACGAGCGGCGTCAGCGCGACCGTGAGCGCGAAGGCGAGCACCAGCGCCGCGACGAGCGGAGTCACGACGTGACCTCGACGAGCACCCGCGGCGCGAACGCCCGCGCGCCGGACGCCGACGCCACCACCGGCGCCATGGGCGCCTGCGCTCGCAGCGCGACCAGCAGGGCGAGCGCGAACCACACATGGCGGAAATGGAACATCTCGACCACGGCGGCGTGCGCCGCGAGCGCCGCGACGAGGCCGAGCAGCGCCGCCGCCGCGACCGGCTCGTAGCCCCGGCCGCGGGCGGCGCGGATGCGAGCGACCTCGCGCCCCGCTCCGAGCAACACCCCGAGCCACGCCACGAGCCCGAGCGGCCCCCGCTCGGCGAGCATGCCGAGATACTCGTTGTGCGCGGAGTGGTCGCCGGCGATGGTATACGTTCTGAAATTGCCGGGGCCGACGCCCGTCGGCGTTTCGCGGACGCTCTCGAGCAGGCCCGCCCACACCTCGCGGCGCTCGCCGTATCCCTTCACGGCGCCGCCCCCGATGCTGCCGCGCGGCGCCGCGAACATGCCGAGCGACTCCTCCTGCACGCGCTCGAACGAGACCGCGAAGAGGGCGACGGCGCAGCCGACCCCGAGCAGGAGGGCACCGACGCGGCGGCGCGGCTGCGCAGTCGGCGATGCCAGCAGCGTGGCGACGCCACCGACCAGGAGACCGAGCAACGCGCCGTTGGACGCGGTCGCGAGCACGCCGGCCACGAGCGCGGCCATCG
Protein-coding regions in this window:
- a CDS encoding O-antigen ligase family protein, with the translated sequence MSVPTRQSGWGGDVLVGVMALVTPIVAVQGPAHTTVLDAVNAGFLLVYWTRILTRAEPIELPLRAAMWLLLIGSLGGMVSAANRSVAVLTLVQDLYLYAWFVTLADFVTRHCRPLRVVVAWVAVACVVALLAALDAYLGLFGGHFAGDVRATGTFENPNMFGDYLMVSFFFAWAAAAAGWRIFYGAMAALVAGVLATASNGALLGLLVGGVATLLASPTAQPRRRVGALLLGVGCAVALFAVSFERVQEESLGMFAAPRGSIGGGAVKGYGERREVWAGLLESVRETPTGVGPGNFRTYTIAGDHSAHNEYLGMLAERGPLGLVAWLGVLLGAGREVARIRAARGRGYEPVAAAALLGLVAALAAHAAVVEMFHFRHVWFALALLVALRAQAPMAPVVASASGARAFAPRVLVEVTS